CGTGAAATATCCAGACTTGTATGAACTGTTGATGGCTAgattcattaaaaaatgtccATATGTCATAGGCTACATGTGTGGAATTGATACTGAGGAAGGAAGACTACGCATGGGATGGAAGAGAAGTGTAGATGGTAAATGGGAAGATGATATTAGCTACAACGAGAGGCTGGGTGGTATAATGACTTTGTATGCAGTGATTTCCAGGTTGCCACTAGCACCGGAGTTTATTTCTAATACTGAGCATCCTCTGCCGCTTTCGTGttcttggaaaatattggcAAGGTTTGCAAATAAACCTATTATCTACTTGACTAATACGGAATTCATTCTTCTTGGGTATTGGTGGGacgctgctgctgctcaaTTTTTGCAACGCTATGGAAACCAGGGTTCCAAATTACTAAATCTGGTTGCTTCTGACCTAACAGCTGAAGTTGCAGCTCATAAATATGTCGGCGCTGCAAGATTACGCATTCTGTTAGAAGATTGGAAACAAACTGGCCGAATAAAAACGTTCCCAGAGATGGTTACGTGATTATTGTCGAACGTCTTAAACCTGTATAGCTTGTTATATATGTCCCTTGATCTTTAGTCGATCGAGCATCCAATTATACTAATGAACACAGTCTGATTGTTCTGCCATAAATCCACTGAGAACATAGATTGGTAATAAATACCAGATGTTAAGTAACTACAATCTCTATCGATCATCTTTCTCTTAGTATTATCCATAGATATTAGTCTCAACCAATGAGTAAGCCATCTCCGTTTTTAAGGCCTCACagatttttttcttttatccTTTATGGAAGGCACATTGTTAGAGCTTTTTTGAAACtttaatattgaaagatATCTTAAATCATAGAATGTTGGATATCATCAAGTACTATGAAAGCCAGGTCAGTAGATGTACCTATTCCAGATAGGCCCGTATCACCGTTTCCCATTTTAACTGATTATGTGGATATCATATGTGGGTTTGGTCGTGGCTCTTCTGAGTTAGGAATTCCAACTGCCAACGTCCCTATCGAACAATTACCTCCAGAAGTAAACACTTTGGAGACAGGAGTCTACTTTGGTTGGTCGAAATTACACGCCATAACCAGTCTTGAGTCAAAGACACATGAAAGGAAAAATGGAACTTTAGTGGAATACAATTACGGCAAGAACCTAACAGTAGATGATACCGAGGTATTACCCGTTGTGATGTCTGTTGGATGGAATCCTTTTTTCAAGAATAAGTCAAAGACAGTAGAATTACATATATTGCGagcttttgaagatgacTTTTATGGAGCAAAGGTTAAGTTTAGCCTCCTAGGTTATATCAGGCCAGAGTTGGATTACACTACGAAAGAGAATCTGATAGACGATATTCATacagatattaaaattacTTCTGAAGTTCTGAAACGCCCTGGATACAGCTGCTTAAGGAGACAACTTCTCGAATAAGATATTTCTAAACCACCTTTTTTTATGACTATTCTTCTACTGTTACACTTAGTTTTTCATTgatgttatattttgaaatttggGTCTCAATCTGTCAATACTGGGAATTAGAAGATATTGGTTCTCGACAGAAggtataatatatatacactgTTTTGTCTGGATTCAGGAACTTAGACGCTCTTTCAAACCATAATCCAAAATTgatattcatttatttaTCTGCGTCGCATAGCCAggttaaaatataatgatCTTACTTTGACTGAGAACATGATAAATTTTACAAATCCAATGAATTGCTTTGGTTGTCTTTTAACTATATAAATACTACAAaataatttatatattaagTTAAAATAAAGTATCTATAATTTCCACGTCTTCAGGAGAATAGTTAGAAGCAAACTTCTCTAGCCCTTTTTTGACGTCGTCAGCTTTATACTTGGCAGCTTGGGGCCATATCTCATTTACAATATAACGCCTCCTTTCAAGGTAAGACTTTGCCGGATCATGCCAGATCATCTGGCAATATTCATACCAAAAGAAATCACTTTCCAAAAACTGCAACCAATTCGAATCAATTATAGTCTTAAATATATGTTTTTCAAGAACTGACCTCGAAATTCTTTGATACATTTGGTTCAGCAAGTAGAGTAGCCGCTGTCCGTTCTTTTGATCTGCCGATTCCAGTCTTTTAATAAGATGATCCAAAATCTCATTTTTAAGAGACAAGCGACCCTCTTGTGAGTTGTATCTGCTTTGTGGAAAAGGTGttgtcaaaaatatttttatcaaaatataatccATAAATATTTCAGTATCCATGGGGCCGTTAGAGTAAGAAGCATGGACAGTGTCATAAATTTTATCCAATTCAGAATATTCTCCATTTCTGATCATAACCATCGACAATctaaataatatttttgcCTTTGTATGGCTCATGGAAAGACCCTGTAACAGTATATTTTTGGCTGAAACATAGTCAGATTCTCTCTCAATTAGCCAATCTGCCCACTTTAGCCATACTATATCGTAGTGAGCTAATATAGTAACGGCACGCTGAAAGTTCAATTTTATCAGACCAACAACTCTATTGGTAATAAGGTAATCTAAATACTTGCACCAAACAGCTATTTCCTCAAATTTAATTAGTGTATGGGGAGAGGTGTAGCTTTGGGTGAACAACTTACTTTCAAATAAGTTGTACATTTCCATGACTTGGTATTGAACTACCATATACAATTCTTTAGTCaccttttttaattgaacCTTAGCTTCCTGAAGTTCTGGACCTCGTCTTCCCTTCACATTTATATTTACCTTCAATTTTCTCCAAAGTTCATTCTCCGGTATAAACCACTTAAGTTGGGACAAATCCTTGATATCCTGGATACACTGCAGCCAAACACTGTAAAATTTCGAATAATCATAGAGTGGGATCTCAAGGACTTTGCGTAATATACAAATGTACCTGTTTGGCAATTTACATCTTTGTTTTACCTGATCCAAATATAGCTCCCAAAACTCTCCACTAAAGAAATGCAAACCTATCAAAACCTCTGCagtttcatatttttaaaaagttcCTTGTCATTCATCACTACTTCATTGcataatttcaaatattcaaccCATAGCAAAAGCGATCTATTGTTAAACTGAGCTAATGCGTTCTGAAAGATCTTATGCATTTTAACAGTACTACCCAGCTTGAGTTCAAAAAGCGCATAGTCAATATGATACGTTTCCAGGTAAGGAAACTGCTGTAACATTGACTTATATGTGGAACGAATAAGTTCGCATAGTTGTGGATCTATCGATTTGTTCAATGGGCTTGCAGTTTGTAAAAGATAATTTAAAAGTTCTTCCCAATAATTCAGCGTCTTTGTGAACTGAGACACTTTAAGCAGCAATTGTGAAAGTTTTTCATCATTGGAAAGATCAAAGGAATCTAGCATTAGTCTTCTTAGttcaattgtttttgtaTTGATGTTTCACTGTACTTCTCTTCGCTAAAGCATTAAGGGCAAGGTTaagaaaaattaaaataaaaaaattgtcaaAACCATCTATTTGAACGGTTGAAACCGAAAAACCTTTAAAAGCTGCTAGAGtaccttttcaaaaagctCATCTTAAATAAATTGTAATAAATAGGATGCAAAGGGCTGTTAAATGCACCCGAGCTACATTAAAATT
This Eremothecium cymbalariae DBVPG#7215 chromosome 5, complete sequence DNA region includes the following protein-coding sequences:
- the FMN1 gene encoding riboflavin kinase (similar to Ashbya gossypii ABL109W): MKARSVDVPIPDRPVSPFPILTDYVDIICGFGRGSSELGIPTANVPIEQLPPEVNTLETGVYFGWSKLHAITSLESKTHERKNGTLVEYNYGKNLTVDDTEVLPVVMSVGWNPFFKNKSKTVELHILRAFEDDFYGAKVKFSLLGYIRPELDYTTKENLIDDIHTDIKITSEVLKRPGYSCLRRQLLE